The stretch of DNA GGCCAACTCTGCAGCATTACGGTCAGTAACCTCGTAAACTAAGGATTATCGATACTTACAAGCTCCATGTATAAAGCATATAGCACAACCAGCTGCTTAtgatcctcatccacatcgTCGTTTCCGATCTTCCAATGTAGACGTCGGGCTCGTTCACAATGCCAGGAGCGCCGAATTGAGACTCGGTAGGATGGGCTACAGGCGATGTCGAAATGATAGCCCAGTCCGTAAGGAGACCTGCCACATACATTGCTGCGATAGCAAAAATGATGTGGAACCAGGAATACTAGATTCGTGTTAGAAAAAGCAAGAACGATTACCTATGATTAATGACTTACGTTGTATTTAGTTCCTGCTCGTTCATCgtccctctcctctcccataGCGGCTTCAatttcctcgtcctcatcctctggTTCGTCAAGGACGCTAGCGGGTAATGATCCCGCGTTAACAGCGGCCAAAATTGCCTGATATCGCATCTcgtctttccttcccttcgGCTGATTCGTAACCAATCTAAcctcaccttcctcctcgccgTCATGAGGCAGAGCAACCGCACCGTATGAAGCTCCTTCATGGCGGCCTTTTCCCACAAGCGCAGTGCTCTGCGTAGCAGCACGGGAAGTGGAATAGGCAatggcgaggaaggtgaagagggcaccaacaacaagggTAGTGGTTTGAGTACCACCCCGAGCGTGCAGAGGGTTACATTTACCTCCTTGAGTATCGGTGTGATTGACAACAGCAGATGCGGTAAGGTAAGTGCAGTACGCAGCAACCATCGAAGCTTGAGTAAGGCCAGACTTGGGGTTGGCTTCCTGAACGGGGTGGGATATCGCCACTATTGTCACGATCACCGATaggatgagattgaaaGTAATGAAAAAGGTGTTGGTACCACATCCTGACccggcgaagaagacataAAGAAGAATTGTAACGGTAATAGTTGTGACAAACATGCCAAAAGTCGAgccgacgaggatgaattGCCAAAGATTAGAGTTACTGTGCTCCCAATTATCCAAACATGTCTCGGACCAGGTATGAGCAAAGTCAACCAAAAGAACAAGGCCGATCAGaataaaaaagaaggcaCCGATCGGGGCAATGTAAGAGCCATAGGCCATATAGAACTCATtggggatgaggaaggcgaggaaaCAAAGGAGGAAGTAGAATAAGAGTTTGGGACCCCACCACCTATACTAAGTTAGGAGCGCCTCATATAGATAAAAAAACACTCACCCGTTTTGGATAGCAGCACGTTTTGCCTTTGTTGACCTGACGCCTATCAGAATAGTCGACAGGACCAAGTGGAACATAGTCAGAGCAAAGCAGAATCGGTGAACCTGAGGTTTTGTCAGTCCATGTGGAGTTATAAAGCTACTGGATGAACTCACAGCCAAGAGGCCATAGCATTTCCCTTTCGAGCAGTCCATCTTAATCCAATCCCAGCTCAGCTTCTCAATCTGTCGGATTGCAATGTCCGTCTTGGAGAGGTACGCCAACATTGACGATAGGGCGAATATGAGCTAGACGTGGTATTAGCCATTGGATAAACCTGGACTTAAGCCATTGTGGCTTACCCCAAAGCCGACTCTTGTCGCTATTGAGGAATTGCAGTTACATGACTTGCAGAAGGCGGACGCAGCCGTGCCGCCTATAGGTTGTGAGCGGCGAGATGAGAGGTGAGGGGAGTTACGCACCCATGCAAATCATGCAGcctgagaagagagagcCTGCAACTGTGCCTATTCCTCCTGTGAGGAGGGGTATAGATAGTAGGGCGCCCATATTGCAACAAACTGTTGGAGGATGTCAGAGAGACGGACAACGCACGAACAGCCTAGTTAGGGTGAGTGAGCATCCATAATAACAGATCGTCGgtccaccatctccacttTACGTAACCACATCTCACTGTGCTGCTTCGGCCTTAAAAAAGATTGCGAACGACGGACACTGCACGCAGAGCATCATGATTTTCCTCTGCCCTTCCGCTTGTCTCTATCTGTTCTTATGCACATAATACTATATCACAGGTCTACAAAGAATTGAATCCCTGGCGGCGGGACACATAGACACCGGGAGCTCAGAGTTGAATTTTGCCGAGTTGTACCTCCTGCCTTTTAAGGCAATTCAACGACTTCTTTAATGGTTCACGACGCTGCGGGCGAACAACACTCTGAAATTATGGAACCAGGCTGCCTCAGCTAAGCTGCTTGATACGATCTGGCTTTAGATCTGTCACAGTagttggagaagacgaaCGTCGACGTTTTCTCTCGAAGAGGCAAAACCCACAGGTCTTGCGCAATGGGGCAACGAAAGTCACACGAAGCGTGCTCCTCAAATCCTTTCGACAGATGTTTTCCAGCCAGAATTAATAATAGCTAGTCAAGATGTACTTTCCCATTGGAGAATGATCTGACAGCTGTAGGCAACTGCTCAAACCCAGTGCCTCGAATACACCTCTTTTACTAATGCTCCATTCGGATCATATGACTACCTCCTCCATCGCCATATCCAACGAACATGAATCGCGAAACAAGAGTACTCGTAGTAGTGAGGAAGTACATCAAAGGAAATgtcctttttccttcatgTCATGCCCCTGACCGCTGTCACAATTGTCCTCTAGGAGCCATAGCTAACGAATCTCCGATTTATGAGCCAAGGCTGTCCGTAGGGGCGATAGCTGATTGATCATGCTCAACAAAACACCGAAGCCTCAAATGTAGAAATTCGTTGTCAAACCGTCATCTCCGTTTGGCTCGGCCCACAAGGTCAACCTGCACGCCTATAGTTCAAAACACATGAGTTTAAttcacctctttcacctccaAAGTAGTACTTATAAACCTTAATAAAAACGCCCCTATAAGCAAGGCTATTAGCCATTTTCATTGGAAGATTGCATAGCAATCTGACCGATTgcattttctcctttctcaccGTCTGCAGGACTCATATTGGCCAACTGCATGCATATTTTTATATCAATCGATAGCTACGGGGCGTCCGAGTCGGATAGTTCATTGCAAAAATATTGTTCAGAGGGTGCATGTCTACCACATATATAGtggccttctttccatagTAAACCGGAAGGCAGATTTGATTCCGTCGAATGAGATatgcggagaagaggaacgaACGAAGACGAGAACGAACGAGCGCCGACATTTAGCATATTTTACATCCTGCTTCCTTCGTCTGTCATGGCTTCATTGACAATCTTCTACACAGACATGTCCTTGGCAGTAGTAAATTAGTAAATAGTAAGCGCCTCCTATTCTTTTGGCTGGCTTATCATGTTCAGGAAGtactatcatcatctctgacTCTGTCGTCATTTGGCCATCATGAACGTGTGACTTGAGCACGATTGTTTGTTCACAAAGCTAATTGCATTAGCAACCACATTGGATGTGACAGAGTGCTTGAGCAGAGGCGCCAGCAAGGATAGGCGGTGGAGAAGTTGACATCGGACACTTCAGATTGTAGTAATATGTCGTCGGCCTTTGAGggtaagacgagagacTTGGCATATCTTATATCTTACATCTTATAGGACTCCAAGGGGTAATTCGAGCTCGGACGGGTACGATTAAAGGGATGGACTACTCTGATTCAAACGTTCTTTACTCCACTTGATCAGCCTTTATTTGCGGACAATCTTAATGCTGGATACGACAACTGTTCGCATAAATGTCTACCTGCAGAAAGTACGGTACCATCACCTGGTATTCAGATCCGATAATTGGTGATTTTAATCTGATATCCCGTTATATGTGCTTGAGCAATAATGCCAGACAATCTCAAGATAAAATCATGCGATCGAGTCCAGAAGACCATTTGGTAATCGATAGTAAGGTGCCAACTGAATTGTGCAGCGgaacaagaaaagaataGGGTGCGCTCGGCAAGTGTCAAAAGCGTGAATGAAATCAGTTCCGAAACCATGCTTAATAGCAATATCTACTCTCTTAGCTCTTCCATGCATCTGGATGTGTTCATCATAGTCATATACGAAAGTGTCAAAGTCAACGTCTTAACAGCAGatagaaggaagaagtaaGAAGTCCAGTTATTAGATCGTTGTCCGCGTTCTCTGTgccatcttccaaacttGAAACTCTCATCGTTTGAACAGTGCCCTTCCTTGGCTGAGGTGGCCCCCATGTgctttttgtttgttggGAGGTTTATCTCACTGACTCTCAGCTCATGCCTTGGTATTTCACTCCTGCACTTGGGCACTGCtgttgtcttcttccttttgacATGACGCAGAGGAGGGGGACTTTCAGTCGTTGGTTCGAAATGAACCTTCTTATCAATGAAAGCGTTTATGACCTGGTTTCTCTTTGGATTCTCCATCATGGCTTACAGTCTCATAGGTTCAACACAACCATCTGTAATGCGGCCAGACAGAATATCCAAAGTTCAGGCTTACCCATCATTGATTTATCTTTTTTACCCTCTAGCTTTTCTTCTAGAAGAAATGGCGAAGATTCTGCTTTGTGTCCACGCTCGCCACCTGATCCGGGACGCTATTGAAAAGtagaaaacaaaaaaggcaaaggttggaaaggatgTTGCAACTTTATGGGTTTGAACAGATGCAAACGCAAAAGCCATGCCAACAAGGGCGAGCTAAAAAAACGACTGACGTACTGAACGACATTCGCAGACTTTAGCACTTCACATAGTCCTACCTGATAAGAGCCATAAGCACACATCATACTAGCCTCTAATCTCTGGCTACTCAATCCAGATCTTCATCGCCAcctgaagatggagaaacgCTGGGTTGCCGGGGGATTTGCAACTGTCGGGAATGATTATGTATAGTAGTAGCTCCTACTGCAAAGGCGACACTTTCCGCGATCAATACAACAATGTTTATTATCACGTCATGGCGAACTATGGGGGAGACAAGCATGATGTTGAGGCCGAGGGGACAAGAAAGATGGTGAaaaggatgttgaagaTCGGCTATGCTGATATACAGGAcgaaaatgaagaatggCGGTTTCCCGATCAAGCtatggagagagaaaaaagaatgaagtTGTATGAACGACTGTTTACTCAGACGATGAGTGACAAAGACAAATACTACGTAGGCTAAATAAATATTGGAACCGAAAGATCTTCTTTGGACGGACGGCCTGAAGAACTCGAAGAAGGTACCTCCACAACAAGTCTCAGCCGACGGAAACAAATCTGCCTTCCGGTTTActatggaaagaaggccaCTATATATGTGGTAGACATGCACCCTCTGAACAATTTTTTTGCAATGAACTATCCGACTCGGACACCCCGTAGCTACCGATTGATATAAAAATATGCATGCAGTTGGCCAATATGTGTCCTGCAGACggtgagaaaggagaaaatgcAATCGGTCAGATTGCTATGCAATCTTCCAATGAAAATGGCTAATAGCCTTGCTTATAGGGGCGTTTTTATTAAGGTTTATAAGTACTACTTtggaggtgaaagaggtggtTTAATTAGAAAAATGGGGTGGGGTGCACCGAAAAATGTGTGGTAAGTTAGGCACGCTTGCAAACACCTCCACGACCGTCATCTTATTTTTTCCCTGTTCCAACTCtgttcttttttcctctcttctttctttacATCAATCAGATATTCCGTAAGTCATCTCCCGATCTCccctctctttttttccgtGATGCTTGTCACCAAGATATGTTAGACTTCTGTAGTGAGGCTTGTCCTCCCGCAGTAGATACCCTTTTCGACTACTGAGACCACCCTTATATATCACACTTCATTGCCCATCATCTTTTGTTGAGCTCTAGCTGACTTTTGCGGACACAAAAAGGTACCATGTCACCGGTAGCTATGCCCGAGGTCGAAGGTCTCACGATCTCCCAAGAAAAGGTGGAAAAGGGGCCCGAAGTCGttgaaggcgaagaggaaaatgatgatgacgaaggtgaaaatgaagaagacccCAGCACAGGAGGTACGCTGTTTAGTATTTGTAGTATGCATGCCCATTTTTTCCGTAGCTAATTCGTTGTTGCATTAGatgccaagaagaaaaagaagaagaagaagtgtgAGCCATAATTTTTCATCGACCATGTTTGCTTGTCATGCATGGCCATACTCATGTACCATCATGTACAgctaagaagaagaagtctgCTACTGTTACCCAATCTGAGCCCCCTCGAGTCGGTCTCACCAAGATCTTCAAGAATGGTGTTTTCCCTGTcggcgaggaggtggaataCAAGAATGAGTAGGTCGTCATCCCCACTTTAGCCTAATTTTATTAACTATGTCGTCCCAGCACGACGTCTCGAATAACTTCTGCGGAGGCTCGAGAGCGCGAACGGCTCGCTCAAGAAGACCCTTCCACTCGATATGCCAACATCCGGCGCGCAGGTGAAGTTCATCGACAGGTTCGAGCGTACGCCCAGAAAGCTATCAAGCCTGGTATGACCATGACGGAGATTGCCAACTTGATTGAGGACGGAACCAGGGCTGTAGTTGAGGAGAACGGTTTTGAGAGTGGTATCGGTTTCCCCACCGGTCTGAGTGTTAACGAGGTGGCCGCCCACTACACTCCTAACCCAGGAGACAAGCAGGGTGTGTTTGTTTTATCTTGCTGCAATAAGGTTGCTAACGCCGTTGATAGTGTTGCAGCAGCATGACGTGATGAAGGTTGACTTTGGTGTTCACGTCAACGGTAGAATAGTCGATTCTGCTTTCACCATGAGCTTTGAGCCTACGTGGGACAAGTTGCTCGAGGCTGTGAAGGATGCAACCAACACCGGTATCCGAGTAAGTGTGTGGCATATAACCTATGTAATCTTGTTATTAACGAAACATGCAGGAGGCGGGTATCGACGTTCGAATGTGCGATATTGGTGAGGCTATCCAAGAAGTAATGGAGTCCTACGAAGTTGAAGTCAACGGTAAAGTCTATCCAGGTAAGctccttgtcttcttcgttgCGAATGCAATTCATATTGACTCTATGGAAGTCAAATCTATCAGCAACCTCAATGGTCACTCCATCACCCCTTACACTATCCACGGAGGTATCGGTACCCGACCGGGAAAGTCTGTCCCTATTGTCAAGCAGCACGGCTCTGACAAGGATGAGacaaagatggaagaaggcgagtATTTTGCCATTGAGACTTTCGGTAGTACTGGTAGGGGCAGAGTCATCGAAGAGGGAGCCTGTTCACACTATGCGCTAAACTCTGCGGCACCGGAAAAGTACCAGGGCCAGTAAGTTGATATCTGCCTGATGCGATTTGGGTGGTGACAAGATCATTTGTAGCCATCAATCTGCAAAGTCACTTTTGGCGTCTGTAAAGAGAAACTTTGGGACTTTACCGTTCTGTAGGAGATATCTCGACCACGTGGGGGAGAAGAACTACCTATTGGCCGTACGTTTATGATTCCTCCCTCATTTTCCCTTAAGCTAGTCTAAGCTAAATTATCTTCTCAGTTGAACACTCTTGTTCGAGAAGACTTTATTGCCGATTATCCCCCCCTCGTTGACCCTCAACCCGGTGCGATGACCGCCCAATTTGTATGTCTTTAATTTCTCTTGACAAATCATCTGCTGACAGACCAATACAGGAGCACACGATTTTGTTGAGACCCACTTGTAAGGAGGTTGTTTCTCGAGGCGATGACTATTAGACTTCACAAGTAGAGGACAAATTGTAGCACATGTTGGGTTTGATCTGCATGTATAGTATGTAATAATTGATTTCACTTCAAATGAACCAATTGTGGCACGCAGAAATCAATCCTGCGCTTTTAATAGGGAAGAGATCATCATGGTTCATCAAAAGTCATTATTTCGCCAGCATGCAGAAACGTTCGTGGTACGCGTACAATATACACAAGTAAATCGCCGCCAACAACAGCGCCATCACGTCCTAATGCTCCTCGATTTGTTCTACGTTCTCAACGATTTCCAATACAAACGCAGAGGTGACACCCGGAATAGACCTCTCGGCTTCTATGAAGGCGTCGCGTAGACGATCCAAGGTCGCTCGCGCATGGTCATTCGGTACACGAGTAGCGAGCTGCATAGGTGCCAGTTAGCGATTGCGCACAGGTAAACGAAGATAATCAAGCGTACGTTGCTGAGAGCGGGAATAATAACACCTTCAAGCATTACATCGTCATCGCCATTCTCTTCCAATTGCTCGTCATGATGATGTCTGGGAGGTTGCACCTGCGACGGCGCAGGAGCTGGAGCACGGGGAGAAACCATCGCCCCTCTGACAGTAGGGTGCATAGCTTGCCTAACATCCCTCGTCCTAGTCGGAGTCGAGCTACCTTGAGAGTAACCAGGAGAATTCACATATGTAGATGTGGAGGTACCACGTGATGGGGTAGTAGGGAGCGCTCGACCATTCAGCGATGGTGGGAGAAATTCTTCTGTTTTGGTACGAGTAGGTGTGGCAGATTGAGTGGACATGTGAGAATCAGAAGGGCCACTAACGCTTCCATTCGTGGGTGGAAGAGGGCGTCCGGTGTTACGTGAAACGGTTCCAGGTAAGTTATTGCGGACGGTCCCAACTATCCCTCATATCAGTTTACTGGTACCAGGAGATCGTTGCCTAACTCACAGTCCCATAGCGCATCGGCTGCGGGCCCATAAGCGGGTCTAATGGGCTTTAGTAATTCCATACTGGTCCTCTAATGACAGAACCTACTCTTGGGACATTCCACCGACACCGTCATCTGCGGGTTTTGCCCCTCCTTCAGCCTTCCACTTCTCGTACATTTCTATCAGCTCAGTAAGGTAAGAAGCTTTCCTCGCAGTTTTGATGAATTTGTGCTTCAGTAATTCTTTGGCAGTAGGACGCTGAGGCATGTCAGAATCCTTGACCAGTCAATGAAAAATTAAAACTCACGTTGCGAGGATCACGCTGCAGACAGAGGGATACAAAATCACGGAACGGGCGGGAAAAACGATCATCCAATTGCGGAGGAGGGTTCTTAGGAATCAGGAATAGCACTTTCATGGGGTGTAAGTCGGCATATGGAGGTTCACCCATGGCCATTTCAATACAGGTGATGCCTATTGTACACTCAGCCTTGAGAGAAGACCAGAATAGATGGCAGAGCACACACCAAGACTCCAAATATCCGCTTTGTGATCGTACCCAGATTGTTTGATCACTTCCGGTGACATCCAATAAGGCGTTCCAACGAATGTGTTCTACATCGCGAAAGCGGTGAACATCATATAAAGAGGGCTCAAAATAAACgcaccttcttcgtcattgTGGCTGTCAGTTGACCAGAAACACCAAAATCTGCGAGCTTGACATCGCCGTTGGCAGTGAGAAGGATGTTGGCAGCTA from Cryptococcus neoformans var. neoformans B-3501A chromosome 7, whole genome shotgun sequence encodes:
- a CDS encoding hypothetical protein (HMMPfam hit to Pkinase, Protein kinase domain, score: 332.1, E(): 8e-97), encoding MSTYSQNNPNNPHADPELFYVRQNRIGKGSFGEVYQGYDKRTSLPVAIKIIDLESAEDEIDDIQQEIQILSQLDSEFVTRYHGSFLKGSHLWIIMEYCSGGSCSDLMKAGVFKEEYIAILARELLRGLEYLHEEGKLHRDIKAANILLTANGDVKLADFGVSGQLTATMTKKNTFVGTPYWMSPEVIKQSGYDHKADIWSLGITCIEMAMGEPPYADLHPMKVLFLIPKNPPPQLDDRFSRPFRDFVSLCLQRDPRNRPTAKELLKHKFIKTARKASYLTELIEMYEKWKAEGGAKPADDGVGGMSQEPAYGPAADALWDFGTVRNNLPGTVSRNTGRPLPPTNGSVSGPSDSHMSTQSATPTRTKTEEFLPPSLNGRALPTTPSRGTSTSTYVNSPGYSQGSSTPTRTRDVRQAMHPTVRGAMVSPRAPAPAPSQVQPPRHHHDEQLEENGDDDVMLEGVIIPALSNLATRVPNDHARATLDRLRDAFIEAERSIPGVTSAFVLEIVENVEQIEEH
- a CDS encoding hypothetical protein (Match to EST gb|CF190439.1|CF190439), with translation MSPVAMPEVEGLTISQEKVEKGPEVVEGEEENDDDEGENEEDPSTGDAKKKKKKKKSKKKKSATVTQSEPPRVGLTKIFKNGVFPVGEEVEYKNDTTSRITSAEARERERLAQEDPSTRYANIRRAGEVHRQVRAYAQKAIKPGMTMTEIANLIEDGTRAVVEENGFESGIGFPTGLSVNEVAAHYTPNPGDKQVLQQHDVMKVDFGVHVNGRIVDSAFTMSFEPTWDKLLEAVKDATNTGIREAGIDVRMCDIGEAIQEVMESYEVEVNGKVYPVKSISNLNGHSITPYTIHGGIGTRPGKSVPIVKQHGSDKDETKMEEGEYFAIETFGSTGRGRVIEEGACSHYALNSAAPEKYQGHHQSAKSLLASVKRNFGTLPFCRRYLDHVGEKNYLLALNTLVREDFIADYPPLVDPQPGAMTAQFEHTILLRPTCKEVVSRGDDY
- a CDS encoding hypothetical protein (HMMPfam hit to TMS_TDE, TMS membrane protein/tumour differentially expressed protein (TDE), score: 381.1, E(): 1.4e-111) gives rise to the protein MGALLSIPLLTGGIGTVAGSLFSGCMICMGGTAASAFCKSCNCNSSIATRVGFGLIFALSSMLAYLSKTDIAIRQIEKLSWDWIKMDCSKGKCYGLLAVHRFCFALTMFHLVLSTILIGVRSTKAKRAAIQNGWWGPKLLFYFLLCFLAFLIPNEFYMAYGSYIAPIGAFFFILIGLVLLVDFAHTWSETCLDNWEHSNSNLWQFILVGSTFGMFVTTITVTILLYVFFAGSGCGTNTFFITFNLILSVIVTIVAISHPVQEANPKSGLTQASMVAAYCTYLTASAVVNHTDTQGGKCNPLHARGGTQTTTLVVGALFTFLAIAYSTSRAATQSTALVGKGRHEGASYGAVALPHDGEEEGEVRLVTNQPKGRKDEMRYQAILAAVNAGSLPASVLDEPEDEDEEIEAAMGEERDDERAGTKYNYSWFHIIFAIAAMYVAGLLTDWAIISTSPVAHPTESQFGAPGIVNEPDVYIGRSETTMWMRIISSWLCYMLYTWSLVGPVLLPDRFGNA